The region AGGGATTCGCATGTACCGGTCAAAACCGGATCGGGGTTGAGACTGGGGGGGGTGATTATGGAAAAATGAACCCCTAACTTTGCGCATATCACCATCAGGGACCGGGCAACATTGTTCCGCCCGTCTCCCACAAAACAGAGTTTCTTCCCCTTAGCGGGACCAAAATTCTCTTCTATCGTAAGGATGTCCGCAAGAACCTGGGTGGGATGAAAATCGTCGGTAAGCCCATTGTACACCGGTACCCCGGAATACTTTGCCAGGGCTTCCACGGTGGACTGCTTGAAACCCCGGAATTGTATGGCGCTGTACATACGGCCCAGGACCCGGGCGGTATCTTCGATGGATTCCTTTTCACCCAGATGGATATCCGCCGGTGAAAGGAATACCGGATAGCCCCCCTCTTCCCCCACGGCGGTCTCAAAGGAGCTGCGGGTCCGGGTAGAGTGTTTTTCAAAAAGCAGCGCTACTGTTTTTCCCACAAAACGCTGGTGAGTTTCTCCCCGTTTTTTTTCTTCCTTGACCTGTTTGGATAAATCCAGAAAACTGCGGATTTCTTCTCCCGTATAATCAAGCCAGGTAAGCAAGGAACGCCCTTTAAACGCTTTTATATCCATAGTAAATTCATGATAACCGCAATCAGGGGGATCTGTCAAGGATACTGGATACACTTAAAGTGGGAAGGTATAATGAATCCGAGAGAAATATATTGGAGCTAATAACTGATATTGACCATTTACCTCCGGCCTTAGCCGCATCGGTGAGTTCGGAGGAAGCAGCCTTTATGAAAGGACGCAGGGGGCTGCCCTTCGCGGTAAGCCCGCATTTTGCCTCCCTTGCAGGGCCGGCGTCGGACGATCCTATCCGCCGTCAATTTATGCCCGACCCTAAGGAAGCGCAGGATACCCCCTTTGCCCTTGAGGATCCACTGGGGGAGGTATGCCATCGGGTAGTCCCCCGGCTGATTCACCAGTACCAGGACCGGGCGCTGCTTAAAACTACGGCCCGCTGCGGCGGGTTTTGC is a window of Treponema primitia ZAS-1 DNA encoding:
- the argF gene encoding ornithine carbamoyltransferase; protein product: MDIKAFKGRSLLTWLDYTGEEIRSFLDLSKQVKEEKKRGETHQRFVGKTVALLFEKHSTRTRSSFETAVGEEGGYPVFLSPADIHLGEKESIEDTARVLGRMYSAIQFRGFKQSTVEALAKYSGVPVYNGLTDDFHPTQVLADILTIEENFGPAKGKKLCFVGDGRNNVARSLMVICAKLGVHFSIITPPSLNPDPVLTGTCESLAAVSGAKIRISADIAEVEGADAIYTDVWASMGEEAIKAERVRLLSPYQVNKSLMNKTGHSDTIFLHCLPAIRGEEVTAEVIDGPKSRVWDEAENRKHTIKAIMLATM